A window of Hordeum vulgare subsp. vulgare chromosome 5H, MorexV3_pseudomolecules_assembly, whole genome shotgun sequence genomic DNA:
CCATTGTTCTCACTGGCCGACACAATAAGTGAAGTGATTAAGGTTGCCTGACATGCAGCAGTAGAGATGCACATGCCCTGTAAGGCTTTATGTCACTCGAGACAGTAAGCAAAAGCATCACCTTTTCTTCTGCTTTTCCTTTGCTGCCTAGATACACGTTTGTTTTCTCTTCCCCGAAGCAACCTTCGCTCCTCCTCTTGAGCTGCTGTAGCAGCCCCCCTCGCCCCTCCTTCCAACCACCACACCCACGCTGCTGTCGCCGGAGAGAAGTTTGAGTGAGCAGCGACTAATGGCTGAGGAAATTTTTGTGAGCGCAGCCACCGGGGCCATGCGTTCCGTCTTGGGGAAGTTGGGTGTCATGTTGAGCAATGAATACAAGCTGCTCAAGGGTGTTCGTGATGACATCCAGTTTCTCAAGGACGAGCTGGAAGCCATGCACAAATTCCTCGTCGCGATGGCGAATGTGGAGGAACCTCCTGAGCAAGACAAGCTTTATGCCGACGCTGTGCGGGACCTGTCGTATGTTATGGAGGACAAAATCGACAAGTTCATGGTGCTCGTCCGCCGTGAACCAAGTTCCAAGCCAGATAGCTTCATGGAGCTTTTCAGAAAAAGCATGGAGAAGATCAACAAAATCAAGTTCCGCCATAACATCGCCAAAGACGTCAAAGACATCAAGATCAGAATCACGGAAGTGAGTGACAGACATAAAAGGTACGTGTAATGCGCTCAACAAATTTTATTATTGTTATATCTGCTTATCTAAGACCCCCACGCTCTTGATTTCCAACTAGTATTTGATAAGATTAGTCTTCGCGTCTCTCGCCGCTGCCTGTGGTCCCGTGCGTCCAATGGCATCGGCGAAGGGCCTCTCCTCCCTCCCACGGATCCACGGACGGTGCGCGCGTCCAGATCCGCGAGGTGTGACCCTCCGGATGGCTCGGTGAGTCCCGGCGGTTTGTGGGTTTCCTGCGGTGCGGTGCATGGATGCCCATATCCATGGGGTGTGGGTCTTCTGACAGCGTGACGCAACCTCGGGCGGTGGCAGGttcgggcggcgacggcgagtccCCACGGTGGCGGGTTTGCTACAGTGCATGGATGCCCAGATCTATGGGGGTGTGGGTCTTTCGGCAGAGCGGCGACTCCCGAAGGCGGCGACCTCGCGCAGCGGCACGTTCGGGCGACTATGCGGCGAGTACCGGTGGTGGTGGGTTTTGCTCCGGTGCACGGATGCCCAGATCCATGGGATGTGGGTCTTCTGGCAGCAGCAGCGTGGCGGCTCCCGGAGGCGGTAGCACGTTCGGGCAACAACGCGGCGATTCCCGGCGGTGGTGGGTTTTGCTGCGGTGCACGGATGCCTAGATCCATGCGATGATGGCATTGTCCGGCAAGATCAATGCCTCGGTACAACTCTGAAGATGGACCGGTGGAAGGCACCGACGGCGGCTTCTTAGAGTGCGTCAGACCGTGTGCGCCCCAGACCAGGCACTATGGTTTGGTTGGGCATTCGGTTTTAGATGTTAGGCTATTTTGCGAAGTCTGTTTGGTATTCGATCGAACTTTCATCACCCCTTCATCAAGGATAGAAGTAGCGACATATGTTGTCAAGACGGTGGTTTGAGATATAATGATCTATTATTTTATAAGGTCtatatgaataattaataaagtggTTGTATGCatcttcctccttttctaaaatgaAATAAAATAGAAGTATCTAATTTCTTGGTCTGCAACTGAAGGTACATGATGGATCCGTCTTTAAGAGCTACAAATGAGAAGGTCGACCCACGACTTGAGGCAATGTTTAAAGATGCATCACTTCTTGTTGGCATTGATGGTCCGACCAATGTGCTTCTGAAGTGGCTggacaatgaggatggtgaatccGGACATCATCATCAGCTAAAAGTTCTCTCCATTGTTGGATCTGGAGGGTTAGGAAAGACCACTCTTGCTAGACAGGTCTATAACAAGCTTGGCGCAGACTATGACTGCCGGGCCTTTGTGTCAGTTTCACGTAACCCCAATATGGCGTCAGTTCTGCGTTCTATATTACGTAACATCAGCAACAGAAATGCAAGTCCCGAAGAAAGTATCCAACAACTTATCGAACAAATTCGAGAATTCCTGCAAGATAAAAGGTATGCAACTACTCTGAGCAAATTCAACTGAAGCTTTGTTATGTTTTTTATCGTGTAATATAGGATATACAAAATGTAATACTTCTAATACAATGTGTGGTAAAAGATATCCATTTCTCAGGAAAAAAAACTTTCATCTTAATTAAAAGCAAGGCAACAACCATACCGTGGTAATTTATCTGTTCATGTGACATGTTCTACGCTATCCATCTCTGGCTCACACCCTTTTAGGCACCACGGCCAGAGCAACTTTTAGTGTGACAAATGAAGACTGATGgtattttcaaataaatatacTAGGGGAGAGACTAGCCTAGGAGCCCTGATATGAAACATGCATGCTTCGTTTGTTGGATTTTGATCGCTGGATCAATTCAgcaaaacaacagcaacacctaTATGTGCAAGGTAGCCTCCCAAGCTAGCAAACTAGGAGCCGGCTTGATGAACAGTATGCAAGGACATACAGAGATAGAGCGCTGTAGAGCTAGCTAGACTAGATCGTTTCGATCGATCAACTGTTCCGGCGAGAACTCAGGAACACAAACGAATCGATGGATCGCTCGTACCGAGCCTTGCTTTACTTTGTCTTGCTTGTTTGGATGATTTACAAAGTGGGttacatagatatatatatatatatatatataaactaaCTAGCCCATGCATGTTACGCCCTCTGTAAAAAAATATAAGATCGTTTAAATCAttattttagtgatctaaacactcttatatttctttacggagggagtactaatctATTCGATGATGGACTCATGTCCAAACCGGACACGGACAGGCTAACCAAGTCTTGCTTAACTCTAATATCGTTACTAACATATATAGCACATTATATTACTTATATGTTTTTACCTAAAACTACCTTGCAGGTACTTTATAATAATTGATGATATATGGGATAAAAATCACTGGTACCAAACTTTGTCTTCTGCATTAGTCAGGAATGATTGTGGTAGTGCAATAATTACCACAACACGAAATATCGATGTCGCTAAATTATGCAGTGGTTCTCAAGGAGATCTGGTCTATGAACTCCAACCACTTGGTGTTGATCACTCGAAGAAGTTATTTTTCAAGCGGATATTTGGCTGCGAACAAAATTGCCCTCCTAACTTGAAAGAAGTCTCAGATGACATCTTAAAAAAATGTGGTGGTTTGCCCTTGGCCATCAATGCCATATCTAGCTTGCTGACTACCAAGGAAAGAAAACAAGAGTCGTGGGATCGTGTGAGACGCTCAATTGGATTTGATAAAGGAAAAAATGATGACATTGGTGACATGAAGTACATATTATCTCTGAGTTACTTTGACCTCCCCCTGGATCTAAGAAGTTGCCTGTTGTACCTGACTATGTTTCCTGAAGATTATAAGATTGAAAGGCAGAGATTAGTTCACAGATGGATTTCGGAAGGATTGATCAAGTGTAGAGATGAGGAAGATCTTTTTGAATTAGGAGAGGAATATTTTCATGAGCTTGTTAACAGAAGTTTAATACAGCCGGTGGGCATAGGATATGATGGCAAGGCACGGTGTTGCCGAGTGCATGACATCGTCCTTGATTTCCTAATTCACAAGTCCGCTGAAAAAAAGTTCAGTACCTTGTTAAGCAGTAATCCAAAGTCAGATTGCATAGTTCGTCGCACCTTTCTCATGGGAAATGAAGATCAAGCAAGTGTTGAGAAATTGGATTTATCACATGCTCGATCACTTGGTGCTTTTGGCAGTGATGTGAAGCAATTGCCTTCCTTTGGAAAGTCAAATGCTCTGCGTGTGCTGGACCTGTGTAAATGCTATGGATTGAGAAGTGAGCATGTCAAAGATATTGGAAGACTTTTACAGCTGAGGTACATGAACATCTCCGAGACAATGGTAATGAAGCTTCCAAGGGAAATTGGAGATTTGGAGTATCTAGAGACTCTCAGTCTGCACATGAATTTACAGGAGTTGCCAGAATCGGTAGCTCGGCTGAAACGACTGGTGCGTCTGTTTGTTGGAACGGACGCCAAATTTCCTGATGGCATTGGAAACATGAAGAATCTGCAAGAGCTTGGGATTGTAGATGCCATGAAGCAATCTGTGGAGTTTCTGGAAGAGCTTGGCAAACTAACAAGCCTGAGAAAACTGAAGATTCGTTGGGCCTCTGAATCTGGCGAGGCAAGTGACAAGGAAAAGACGCTAATGTCCTCCCTCTGCAAACTGGACGCATGCAAGCTTCGCAACCTCAGTATCGAATTGTGGTCGCCAGAAGAGGATGCAACCTTCATAGGGCGTTCGTTCTTCCCTAATCTGCATAGCATCCGAGAGATTCGTCTCGGCAGCGGGTGGATTACGGAATGGATGCTTTCACTTGTCAACCTTGAAAAATTATGTCTGTTTTCTTGTGGACACGAGATAGTGCAGCAGGATGTTGAGAGAGTTGGAAGCATACCAACTCTGCTAGAGTTCCGTGCAACAAATGACTTCGTAGGGTCCATCAGCATCAGCGGGGGATTTCAACAGTTACGAAGGTTTGACATGTGCGCACGTACTACGGAGTTGACGTTTGAAGCGGGGGCTTTGCCAAATCTCCAGGAGCTATTTATCCGCTGGGTTAGTTTTGAACTCTATGATTCTCCACAGTTGACGTTTGAAGCAGGCGCTTTGCAGAATCTCAAAGAGTTTAGCCTCTGGATTCGTCTAGACAAGTTGGAATCTGCTGGTGCTGGACTGGATTTTGGCATCCAGCACCTCACCAGCCTTGATAGGCTCCGTGTCGTCATAGATTGCGCTGGCAAGCAGCCTCACGCCCTTGATATGGCGCTGGCAGACGGTGTTTTCAAGAGCATGGCTGACACACACCCCAACCGTCCCACGCTGAAAATGATGAAGGGTTACAATTATTTCGCGTTACACGATGAGGAGTGATACACTCGAAGCCAAAAGCAAGCACACCGGCCGGGTCAGTCATTTCTGCTACATATAATTAAGtctatctttttttctttctttctttgtatTCCAGGAGCAATCGATCTAATATCCATTTTTTATTCAAAAATTCAGGTGGGATCGATGATTCCTCTTGAGTAGCTCGGCTGCAGAGTGTGCTTCCCCAATCATCTGGCACTGGAGATCTTGAACCCTCTAGACATGAAGCGACTCTTCTTTAATTCTCTGTTTGCATTTCAGTCATTGTATTTGTGTGATGATGGTTTCAGGACTCGATTGATGCGTGCTACGTACACTGCTCTGAATAATCATGTACTAGTATTTATTGTCTTCGTTTCCCTTATCAACTTGAAGTTGTTGTCACTGGAGACATTCAGTATACGGTGACTCCAAACCATGTGTTATTCTACTTCTGTAACTTTCCCTATTTTTATGGCCGGTCTTTGCATGTTATGGATGCTATATGTACGTACTACCTCATAAAAACTAGTTCATTCAATGTCTTCCCTTTGTTCCTTGAAATGTTTCTGGAACTTTTTGTACCTGGCAATAATTTAAGGGTTTGGATGGCTTTTGTTGCTCTTTTCGACGTTTGCATTTCctacatgctgattctagctgcacAAGATAAACATCTGGATATTTCCCTATGAAAAAAGTCAATTTTACTCCCTTGAATATAGTGGGTGGTTCACTTTACCCCCTGATCTATTTTTTGGCTCCTTCTAGACCCCAAACAAAAATTCCCCACTTCCCAGTCCAaattcctaaccctattcttcatgGGAGGCGGCGGCGTGAGCTCTAGCACCGTGTCGCCGGACGGCGTGAGCGCCGCCGGTGATGGAGGCGCGGCCCCGGCCGTCGCAGCAGCCCAGGCAAGTCGTAGCTTGCTGGACCGGCGGTTCCCGCAGGAGGTGTGGCCGCGAGGAGAGCCGGAGCTCCGTCGAGAGGCGAGCCATGTGCTGATCTCGCGCGCTCCGACCATGGATGCGCTGGAGCTGCGCTTCGGACGGTACGTGCTTCTGGCGACTGCGGTCGGAGATGGCGAGCAGACAGTGACGCCGGCAGCCATGCTGGCGACCTTGCAGCAACGTTGCGGGGTGGTGCCATCCGAGGTGGTCATCGACGTCGCGTGCCCACCACACGACCTGCGACTGACCTTCACGGCGGAGGAGAAGTGCACTGATGTGCTCTTTTCGTCAATGAAGATCAAGTGTTGTCGGCGTTGGATTCAGTTTTCGCGTTGGAGCAGAATGGTTCGTGCTCAGCCAGGTGCTCTGGAGTACAAGAGCAAGCTCGGCTTTGAAGGCCTCCCTAACCAGGCCTGGATGACGGCGTCCGTGAAAGATGTTCTCAAGTAGTTGGGTGGCGAGCTGATCGAGATCCTGCCGCCGGCAAGCCACCGCGAGCTCGAGGTAATGGCTTGGCTTCGTGACCCTTTCTTTGTTGGCAAGGTGGTGACAGTGGAGATACCTGAGCCAAAGCTAACAAACAAGACACCCGAGTCCGTGGATGAGTATGAAGCAATGCAATTTGAATTGGGTGACTACGGACCGTCGTCGccgaggaagaagaacaacttaCTGTATTCTATCATTTACCACATGAAGGAGGTTGTCGATCGTGGTCCTCTGCTTGCTGAAGGACTGCCTGATGAGTGGCTGCCAGGAGAAGGCGAGGACCTCACTTGcaagcatatcttcaagactgtgTTGGGCAAGATGGATGGCACTGACGATGCTGAAGCAGTTTGAGTTTGTATCCTGTTATTTGGCACTTTGGCACTTGGCTTGTTGTACTATGTGTTAAGAATCTGCAGTGTTGTACTGTGTGAAGTTCTACTTTGTGCTGGTTGTTGTGGTGAAGCAACTGTACTGCTTGGTGTGTCCTAAATTTCTGCCAAAACTGtgccaaatatttttgtaatgtgATGGTACTATGTTGTCTAGTGAAATGGTACAATTGTGAGCTTCTTTGTTTGTGCCAAAAGAGAACATATTTTGCCAAGCTTCTATCAAAAGGAAATTTCACTTTCCATCCTGGCACCAATCAAGATCTTCACATTCATTAATTATTTCATCTGGTGCAACATCTACTGAAGGAAGATTTCCATTTTCAGGTTGCAATTCATCTTGTACATCATACTCAGTCTTGTCAAGCTCAGCCCATCTTCCCAATCACTGCCACTCTTCTCTTCtgacttctcttcttcaattgcagcattagtttcctcttcctctttctctCCAATATCAGAGAAACTGTTCTGTCCAAATTCATTAACATCATCTTCATAATTCACATAGACATCCACAACCCCACCATTTATAGTACACTTATCCATGAACCACACACTTCCATCAGTGTCCACTCTTCTCGGCCCATCTCTAACATTTTTTCCAGGAAACAACCAGTACAGCCTGTGCTTGTCTGTTAGGTCTTCACCGTGGTAGGCCATCTTTATATCTGCTATCTGCTCCCTGATAGTAGATAAGGATAAATTGTCCCTCTCAACAGATGTGAGTTGTATATTACCACCAACATATGACGGATATTTGTTTGATTTCTCAAATTGGCCATTGTAAAAGAAACGGATGCCTAATGAATCTAGATTATCCATTGCTTAACCTACAAATTAAAACAAGATTCAATCTTCAATTAGAACCTACATACAACAGCTAACTGATATTTCTACAGCAACTAGAGAAGAGCAAGTACATACCTAACTAAGACTGTATGCTACACCAAGGGAAGGGGATGGGAGGGATGGGACTCACCTCAGTTCGTCTGCACCGCCGTGAAATCAGACAGACCGCAGCCTCTGCCGCCGCATCGACACACCCGTTGAGCTAGGGTTTGAGGACGGGGGAAGGACATCGGCCGTGGGAGAAGCAACAGGTCAGGGAAGATTCATGGGttgcaccaccgccgccgccgccaccaacaCTCCGACCATCGTTGTTGGTCAGAGTTCAGCACTGCCCCGAGATCCATCGACGGTgacagggggagaagaagaagggggattTCTGATCCAGATCGCAACGGGAACGAAAACTCTATAACAGTCCAACCTGACAAGTAGGCCCCACTCCGGTCAAAACCGTCGTTGACTGTGCCACATCAGCATCGACCGGAGACAAACCAGTCGGGGCTGTTTTGTCCGGTTTGGTTTTGTTTGGGCTGTAGAAGGAGCCAAAAAATAGATCAGGGGTAAAGTGAACCACCCACTTTGTTCAGGGAGTAAAATGGACTTTTTTCTTTCCCTACCAAAGATGATCAATTTAGTATTTTAGCATCACCTTTTTACTTGCCTCTTTGCTCAGCTTGGTGTGTGTTAGACTATGTAATTGCATTACTTACAGGTATTGTATACCTAACCGTGCGTGTCATTTTCATTGCTTTTGAACTTTCCCCACACGACAACATTCATAAGAAATTTACAACACACTCTCCACATTACCAActggcaacagcaacaacaaccacaagaggcaAGATTTCAGCAAAGCAGAGTACACACAGCTTCTGTCCCCTACACTTTATTGCAAACTGCTCTTAAACAGCTGAACCAAACAGTACCAAATTTGGCAGACAAGTAGACACACGAGTTTCTGAGATCccttcaaaatttcagctcagCCGGACACAGTTTACCTACCCAAGTTGTTCGTCTCCCAAAACTACTCTGTTCTGAAATTGCAGCAGTCAGAGCTGACAAAATCACTCTCAAATCATATGCTCCATTGACCCAATCCTCAAACCAGCTAACCAGATCGAAGTACTAAAAGTAAGGAACgagctcaccaagtttggggtcgATCCAAGCATGTTTGTGCCTCCAATCACTAGTTTGAATATTGTCTAGTTAGATGCACCAAATCTGAACAGAACCTccacttcttctccttcctctcccaaatAGGTTGTGTTTTCTCTTGTGTGCTCTTTCTCACTCTTAGAATGGCAGCCACCACAGGCAGGggtggagtggctagggttttcttCTTGCTTCCCTTCCCTTGAAAGCACTCTCAACCGTTGGATGCAGCGAGGATCAATGGCTCACATGTGTTGGACTTATGGGCTGATGTTGGACTGCCAACACACCTCCATGTGGAGGGACTTAGCCCAACAAACTCCCCCGCCCGACATCATGGAGGGTCTCACTGCCTTCCGGCAGCCATGGCAGCGAGCCGACGGCATACTTTGAGCTTCTTCCTAGTCACCACTTTACTCAACATATCAACCCCATTGTCATCGGTGTGAACCTTCTCAAGTTGCATTTGCTTGGAATACAACACATATCGAATCCAATGATAGCGGACTTCTATATGCTTAGACCTTGAATGAAAACTTGCATTCTTACTCAAGTGGATATCACTTTGGTTGTCACAAAACAACACATACTTGCCTTGCTTAAAACCAAGCTCACAAGCCAACCGTTTCAGCCACAATAGCTCTTTGCTCGCCTCTGTTACTACGATGAATTCAGCTTCGGTTGTATTCAGTGCCACACACTTTTGCAGCCAGCTTTGCCATGACACTGCTCCCCCTGCATAGGTAACCAAGTAACCTGAAGTAGACTTCCTTCTGTCAACATCTCCATCCATGTCTGAATCTGAAAAAGCAATTAGCTTGGCCTCACCACTACCAAAGGAAAGCTTCAGATTTGTGCTACCCCGGAGATATCTCAAAATCCACTTCACGGCTTCCCAATGAGGTCTTCCTGGATTAGATATAAATCTGCTCACAGTACTAACCGCATGAGCAATGTCAGGCCTTGTACACACCATAACATACATCAAACTCCCAACAGATGAAGCATAAAGAATaatttgcatttcctttttttctcATCACTTTTAGGACATTGCCTTTTTCTTAACTTGCAATGGGCTGCTAGTGGACAACTCACAACTTTCGCATTCTCCATCCTGAACTTTTGAAGTACCTTctcaatatacttctcttgagacAAGTACAACTTGTTGGAATTTCTGTCTCGCTCAATTCTCATTCCGAGAATGTTCTTTGTCGGACCTAAGTCTTTCATGGCAAAACATTTGCTCAACTCCTTCTTCAACTTAGCAATCCTAGAGACATTCTTGCCAGCAATCaggatatcatcaacatagagcAATAATATGATAAAATCATCACCTGAGGACCTCTGAATAAACACACAATGATTTGAGTTATACTTCTTGTAGCCTTACTCCCCCATGATAGTTTCAAACTTCATGTACCATTGTCTTGGTGCTTGTTTCAGGACATATAGAATTTTCTCCAGCTTGCACACATAGTCTTCTTTGCCTTTCACAAGAAACCCCTTAGGTTGCTCCATGTATATTTCTTCCTCCAACTCACCATGAAGGAATGcagtcttcacatccatttgctcaaTCTCCAAGTCGAGGCTTGCTGCCATGCCAAGGATTACTCTAACGGATGTCATCTTCACAACCGGAGAAAAaaaaatctcatcatagtcaatgccTTTTCTCTGGTCGAATCCTTTTACAACTAGCCTAGCCTTGTACCTTGGATGTGGTGTGTGTTCTTCTTGCTTGATTCTGTAGACCGACttgttcttcaaaatatgactctTATGCAAGGATTCcatctcttcttgcatagcatttTTCCACTCCTCCTTGTACTCATCTTCCATTGCGTCTGCAAAGCATTCAGGTTCTGAACCATCAGATAATAACACCATGTATTGATCTGAGGGATACCTGCTGGAAGGAATTTGACCCCTGTTGGATCTTCTGAGTGGAGCGACTGGTGGACTTTCTGGTGCTGGTGCTTCCTGTTGATTCATTTGATAAAACAAGACCTGGCAAAATTGGTCTTCACTAACACCATCCCTGCAATGAAAGGAAATAATCTCAGTGTAAATAGCTAAGATGTTGATTcagaaatcaaagcaaaaataaTTTCCATCTTTAACCGATGGATCAGTAAGATGTTGATTTACAAACAAGCTCTTAGTGCAGATAGATGTAGACAACTAAGATATTCATTTAAAGACAACTAAAATGTTGATTCAGAAAAAACTAAAATGTTGATTCATAAACCGGTGTACACAACTAAGATATTGATTCAGAAACAAATTCTGTCATAGACAGATTTAGGTTGCTATGAAAAAGAAACCTAGCCAGCAGCCAAGCAAATGAGGAAGCAAACCTGATGGTAGCGGACACTTGCACCATCATCATAGTTAAGAGTTATGCCTCAAGAGCGTCTTAGAGAGAAAGGAGGAGGTTCTCGCAACTCACCAAGGTTAGAGAAGCCGAGCCATGTCGTTTGTTGCCTTAATCGTTAGCACCTGATGCGCTTGCCGGGGACCCGCAAGAGGAAGATACCGAGTGCAGGGTCACATGGCATAGATCGTTGCACCGCCACGAACTTCCTCTCTATTGGGGCCCCGCAGGAGGAAGATACCTCATCAGGGTTGCGCATGACACAGATTGTTGCACCGCCGGCAGACGCCCCGAGTGTTGGTCGTTCGGGAGTCTAATGGTTGAAGGGGTCCATGAGTCCGGGGCGGCGGATTGCGCGCCACCGCCCATGCTGGTGAGAAACTGCTGTAGAGGTAGATGGTGCTGCATGGGTCTCCTGTGATCAATCCGATGAAGAGATACGTTCAAATACGTCAATTCCTATGTATTTTTATGCTGGTACGTAAAATCCATTCACTCCTCTTATAACTGCATCTATACCGCTGGTACATCATATTACATGGCCGCAACATTGTCAAAGTTTCGTGTGGTGCAACCCCATCTTCCTCATACAATTGTCCAACTTGTTCAATTCTCAATCTTTCAAGAGCACTACCTGCCAATATCAGCCAATATTAAATGATGTATATGTGTGTATATGGACTAGCAACATTTCAAATTATAACTTTGTTTCATGAAAGCAGATGTTATTAGTCAGACTTTGTGTGGGGTGAGCTTTATGTGTGGTCGGTAGTATAAAATGTGTCGCGTGGTAATAAATTAGTCTTGGTATAATTGGACAAAAAAAGACTAAGCAATGTTACATGGGGTGCTCCATTAATATTATCTCTCTTATCATTATATTGTATTTATGTTTGCTACACATTTTAAAATTGATCTCGCATGTTATGCATGTACAATTCTATTTCTAAGAATGTGCCAAATTATATCGTTGATGAATCATGTTAAACCAGATATCACATAAGCATTTTCTGTTAATCAAGAATAACAATATTTGATAGGCGCATatttataataaatatttttgcttttcatAGATTTCTCTATCATTAATGTTTTATTTATATGATCTTTGAACTACAAACGTACTTACTAATTATTTATTGTTCCTATCCACATTGAACACACGTGTTTGAAACGATTTTCTAAGTTTACTATTATATAATTCAATTGTCTTTCGTTGCAATCGACCCATGTTCAATAAGGTTGCCATAAAAAATATGTCGCGTTATTAAAATTTTAGTATGTGCGGTCAACCTAAATTCAAGCAAAAGAATGGAGTGATAACAAAGTCAAATCCAACCATAAAATAATGTGTTTTACATAGATATTCTAGTTTGATTTTATAAGTTTTTGTGTCAATTTTAATTATCTTCATGTAGTGATAAAGGGCTCTAGAATGTTTGTGCTAAACAAATATCATAATGCAGTTTTGTGGAGTATACTTATTTAGCCTAGTCCAAACTAATAACAGAGAAGAAGTTCTAGATTATAGCAAGTGTTAGTATGTGCCTTGTAAACGTATGACCCTCGCAACCTCGTTTGTGTCATTTCTCGATTTTTTATGGTCCTGTGTTCCAATCTTTCATTCAAGTTTTCAGGAAGTTATACTTGTTTAAGGGCTTGAATACGTATTGGTCCCATGCTTGCGCACTTAGTTTTATGATTAGGCAACGAACATGTATGCATACGTTTGTGGAACATGCGGCTTCTTTCTTCAAGAAGATAAAACTTTAGCATAATACCATAACATGCACATCCATTAACTAATAAATAATTAACCAAAGCAAAACGATCTTAAAGAAATATCACAtgtaaaataaatactaaagctaaaTCGCAGTAGTAGAAAA
This region includes:
- the LOC123395250 gene encoding disease resistance protein PIK6-NP-like, with the translated sequence MAEEIFVSAATGAMRSVLGKLGVMLSNEYKLLKGVRDDIQFLKDELEAMHKFLVAMANVEEPPEQDKLYADAVRDLSYVMEDKIDKFMVLVRREPSSKPDSFMELFRKSMEKINKIKFRHNIAKDVKDIKIRITEVSDRHKRYMMDPSLRATNEKVDPRLEAMFKDASLLVGIDGPTNVLLKWLDNEDGESGHHHQLKVLSIVGSGGLGKTTLARQVYNKLGADYDCRAFVSVSRNPNMASVLRSILRNISNRNASPEESIQQLIEQIREFLQDKRYFIIIDDIWDKNHWYQTLSSALVRNDCGSAIITTTRNIDVAKLCSGSQGDLVYELQPLGVDHSKKLFFKRIFGCEQNCPPNLKEVSDDILKKCGGLPLAINAISSLLTTKERKQESWDRVRRSIGFDKGKNDDIGDMKYILSLSYFDLPLDLRSCLLYLTMFPEDYKIERQRLVHRWISEGLIKCRDEEDLFELGEEYFHELVNRSLIQPVGIGYDGKARCCRVHDIVLDFLIHKSAEKKFSTLLSSNPKSDCIVRRTFLMGNEDQASVEKLDLSHARSLGAFGSDVKQLPSFGKSNALRVLDLCKCYGLRSEHVKDIGRLLQLRYMNISETMVMKLPREIGDLEYLETLSLHMNLQELPESVARLKRLVRLFVGTDAKFPDGIGNMKNLQELGIVDAMKQSVEFLEELGKLTSLRKLKIRWASESGEASDKEKTLMSSLCKLDACKLRNLSIELWSPEEDATFIGRSFFPNLHSIREIRLGSGWITEWMLSLVNLEKLCLFSCGHEIVQQDVERVGSIPTLLEFRATNDFVGSISISGGFQQLRRFDMCARTTELTFEAGALPNLQELFIRWVSFELYDSPQLTFEAGALQNLKEFSLWIRLDKLESAGAGLDFGIQHLTSLDRLRVVIDCAGKQPHALDMALADGVFKSMADTHPNRPTLKMMKGYNYFALHDEE